One Roseimaritima multifibrata DNA window includes the following coding sequences:
- a CDS encoding AAA domain-containing protein has translation MNSSCDDEPNEGQPGVADFEPACFQSCLGLPDGDDQQLKDTAVAVRQEYRDGSRWKRLNCQRVSIFAERDRGTVFVVHVGSSVEFDWTWEGAKAFRPKSLDDNERYSDRFYEEADYEDEILWSGEIVEVDERNGCLFISLDDPERTPKAGPFFVRPFEFLSVLDSIYNGDEFAELRKHLPARLNAAEGDIHPQVSASSDCGLSNLHDWWQHSWSVLWGPPGTGKTWTTGQQIAKVLQDESERILVISTTNRATDAVAVAIGEAAKIHCPNEMDADTLLRIGKGASYQTFVAKELDPMLRGTESETLAQIDRLVQQLQAFESSEDKALARKQIGKLRTSANDQSNRIFVDADRRVVVATAFKAMSYLKDESIRKMVEDGEAPFTTIFIDEAGLISRAAVAALSLLAGRRIVLVGDSKQLAPISRISRILPTRQQIWLASSGLSHLDHTDNIPQAVHLLSAQHRMHPDVCKVVSNFQYDGVLSTAPDRAEMKSTLSPFIADQSRAIWYVLDEEDADLASIRAARGPAKKSWVRGMTAATLRKLFSDAGVRGSHGLFISPFKAQAQQIGKLLAGWGMKTWEASTVHSQQGSEADIVIFDTVNAGSGTWQIPEWKRLVNVALSRAREAVIVLASRSEMEEPYLRPLKQTMTAAFLVNDGKRFVWRDAGKTPSSQAVAVAEPNAGYKSKTSGRMGDQFDGRKGLKPILSQEQQRLTNLDLDGKPRLVRGVAGSGKSIVLCNWLAKTAMRLQDQKDARIWAVYANRSLQKLLQESIESAWTNLHEGDLFDNSEFPWEKVSLLHVKDVLAGMLPSVQMSIESIGFDYDQAAEEFLNRKGSDELLPRCSALFIDEAQDMGPSTLRLLLSIVEQTDKEDANSRSAHIFYDNAQNVYDTKTPKWSDFGLDMRGRSTIMRESFRSTTPITELAVNVLSRLSERSKRQDQQELLQLGLLEKADRSGEAWLRVRYNQIAGPKPIYHSFDNRSQEMASIAVHLKHLIVKDGISPTDICIIYNGRVQSFLESKLSPALAKIGVELSFQKNRSFERQPNTLVATTPHSFKGYESEVVVIPCVDNYVAPGGKILENSLYVAMTRARSLLAIYGMNRGSEASQKVGETIRTCISTQNRRPLIESVPDESGQGQ, from the coding sequence ATGAATTCAAGCTGCGACGACGAACCTAACGAAGGTCAACCTGGTGTCGCCGATTTCGAACCGGCATGCTTTCAGTCCTGCCTCGGTTTGCCCGATGGCGACGATCAGCAACTTAAAGATACCGCGGTTGCAGTTCGCCAAGAGTATCGAGACGGGTCACGGTGGAAACGCTTGAACTGTCAACGGGTGAGCATTTTTGCGGAACGCGATCGGGGAACCGTCTTCGTTGTCCATGTTGGCTCGTCTGTTGAATTCGACTGGACCTGGGAAGGCGCGAAAGCGTTTCGCCCGAAGTCGCTTGACGACAACGAGCGTTATTCGGATCGTTTCTACGAAGAAGCCGACTACGAAGACGAGATCCTTTGGTCGGGTGAGATCGTCGAAGTGGATGAGCGGAACGGTTGCCTGTTCATCAGTCTTGATGATCCAGAGAGGACTCCAAAAGCTGGACCGTTCTTTGTTCGTCCGTTTGAATTTCTGTCGGTTTTGGATTCCATTTACAACGGCGACGAGTTTGCCGAACTCCGGAAGCACCTTCCGGCTAGGCTGAACGCCGCTGAGGGCGATATCCATCCGCAAGTCTCCGCGTCCAGTGACTGCGGCCTATCAAATTTGCACGATTGGTGGCAACATTCCTGGAGCGTGCTCTGGGGGCCGCCCGGCACGGGAAAAACTTGGACGACCGGACAACAGATCGCCAAGGTCCTGCAAGACGAAAGCGAGAGGATCCTGGTAATTTCGACGACGAACCGGGCGACCGACGCCGTCGCAGTCGCCATCGGCGAAGCGGCCAAGATTCACTGCCCAAATGAAATGGATGCCGACACGCTGCTGCGAATCGGCAAGGGGGCGTCCTATCAAACGTTCGTTGCGAAAGAACTTGACCCGATGCTCCGAGGGACGGAGTCGGAAACCCTGGCTCAGATCGATCGCCTTGTACAGCAGCTCCAAGCCTTTGAATCGTCTGAAGACAAAGCCCTAGCAAGAAAACAGATAGGCAAATTGCGAACGTCGGCCAACGATCAAAGCAATCGCATCTTTGTCGATGCGGATCGACGTGTCGTGGTTGCAACCGCTTTCAAAGCAATGAGCTATCTAAAAGACGAATCGATCCGAAAGATGGTTGAAGATGGTGAAGCCCCGTTCACGACGATCTTTATCGACGAAGCAGGATTGATCTCCAGAGCCGCGGTCGCAGCCTTATCGTTGTTGGCGGGGCGGAGAATTGTATTGGTCGGCGATTCGAAACAGCTGGCGCCCATCAGTCGTATTTCACGCATCCTTCCGACTCGTCAGCAAATTTGGCTGGCAAGCAGCGGCTTGAGCCACCTGGACCATACGGACAACATTCCCCAAGCGGTTCACTTGCTGTCGGCACAACACCGAATGCACCCGGACGTTTGCAAAGTCGTGTCGAATTTTCAGTACGATGGAGTCCTGTCGACCGCACCAGATCGAGCCGAAATGAAGTCGACGCTTTCGCCGTTCATCGCCGATCAATCGAGAGCCATTTGGTACGTGCTTGATGAAGAAGATGCCGATCTGGCGTCGATTCGCGCGGCACGCGGGCCAGCCAAAAAAAGCTGGGTTCGTGGGATGACGGCGGCGACGCTCCGAAAACTGTTCTCCGATGCTGGAGTGCGTGGTTCACACGGACTTTTTATTTCGCCATTCAAAGCCCAGGCTCAGCAAATCGGAAAATTGTTGGCTGGTTGGGGAATGAAAACATGGGAAGCGTCGACGGTCCACAGCCAGCAAGGATCGGAGGCGGACATCGTCATTTTTGACACGGTCAATGCGGGTAGCGGCACGTGGCAAATACCCGAATGGAAAAGGCTGGTCAACGTCGCACTCAGCCGAGCAAGGGAAGCGGTCATTGTCCTGGCAAGCCGCAGCGAGATGGAAGAACCCTACCTCCGTCCGCTTAAGCAGACCATGACGGCTGCGTTCCTGGTAAATGATGGGAAGCGCTTCGTATGGCGGGACGCTGGTAAAACGCCTTCATCGCAGGCCGTCGCTGTGGCCGAGCCAAACGCTGGTTACAAATCAAAAACCTCAGGCCGTATGGGCGATCAGTTTGATGGACGCAAGGGTCTAAAGCCAATTCTGTCGCAGGAACAGCAACGGCTGACCAATCTGGATCTAGACGGAAAGCCCCGCCTGGTTCGAGGCGTCGCGGGCAGCGGCAAATCGATTGTTCTCTGCAACTGGCTGGCCAAGACGGCGATGCGTCTGCAAGATCAAAAAGACGCCCGCATCTGGGCCGTCTATGCGAATCGAAGTTTGCAAAAGCTGCTTCAAGAATCGATTGAATCAGCATGGACCAACCTCCACGAAGGCGATTTGTTCGATAACTCCGAATTCCCTTGGGAGAAGGTGTCGCTTCTCCACGTCAAAGATGTTTTGGCAGGAATGCTTCCAAGCGTTCAAATGTCCATCGAATCGATTGGTTTTGATTATGACCAAGCAGCCGAGGAATTTCTCAATCGGAAAGGCTCTGATGAATTACTTCCACGATGCTCGGCCCTGTTCATCGATGAAGCTCAAGACATGGGACCGTCAACATTGCGACTGCTATTGTCCATCGTCGAACAAACGGACAAAGAAGATGCCAACAGTCGATCGGCACATATTTTTTACGACAATGCTCAAAACGTCTACGATACCAAGACCCCGAAATGGTCCGATTTTGGCCTCGATATGCGTGGACGATCGACGATCATGCGAGAAAGCTTTCGATCGACAACGCCGATCACCGAATTGGCAGTCAACGTGCTCAGCCGACTGTCAGAGAGAAGTAAACGTCAAGATCAGCAAGAATTGCTCCAACTCGGGCTGCTAGAAAAAGCCGACCGAAGCGGCGAGGCCTGGTTGCGAGTTCGGTACAACCAGATCGCTGGCCCCAAACCGATCTATCACAGCTTTGATAATCGAAGCCAGGAAATGGCTTCGATTGCTGTTCATTTGAAACACTTGATCGTGAAAGATGGGATATCGCCAACCGATATTTGCATCATCTATAACGGCCGGGTGCAAAGTTTCCTCGAATCCAAACTGTCGCCGGCACTTGCGAAGATTGGCGTCGAGCTTTCATTCCAGAAGAATCGTTCGTTCGAACGACAGCCCAACACGCTGGTTGCCACCACTCCGCATTCTTTTAAGGGCTACGAATCGGAAGTGGTCGTGATTCCCTGCGTAGACAACTATGTCGCTCCCGGAGGTAAGATTTTGGAGAACAGCCTGTACGTGGCGATGACACGAGCTCGATCGCTGCTTGCGATTTACGGAATGAACCGGGGATCGGAGGCGAGTCAAAAAGTCGGCGAAACGATTCGTACATGCATTTCAACACAGAATCGTCGCCCACTGATTGAATCGGTCCCCGATGAAAGTGGGCAAGGGCAATAA